One Rhizobium sp. NRK18 genomic window carries:
- a CDS encoding response regulator transcription factor, translated as MTARTILLVDDDDDLRETLTEQLSLYDEFNILQEATATKCIQTARANPVDLLVMDVGLPDMDGREAVKLLRKGGFKAPIIMLTGHDTDADTILGLEAGANDYVTKPFRFAVLLARIRAQLRQHEQSEDATFNIGPYLFKPSQKLLTDEAGKKIRLTEKEAAIIRFLYRAEQKVVTRDVLLEEVWGYNSGVTTHTLETHVYRLRQKIERDPSNAEILVTENGGYKIVP; from the coding sequence ATGACAGCCCGTACCATCTTGCTGGTCGATGACGATGACGATCTCAGGGAGACGCTGACGGAACAGCTCTCCCTTTATGACGAGTTCAACATCCTTCAGGAAGCAACGGCAACGAAGTGCATCCAGACTGCACGCGCCAATCCGGTCGATCTCCTTGTCATGGATGTCGGCCTGCCGGACATGGATGGCCGCGAGGCGGTCAAGCTCTTGCGCAAGGGTGGTTTCAAGGCGCCGATCATCATGCTGACCGGCCATGACACCGACGCAGACACCATCCTCGGCCTGGAAGCCGGCGCCAACGACTACGTCACCAAGCCGTTCCGCTTTGCCGTCCTGCTGGCCCGCATCCGCGCCCAATTGCGCCAGCACGAGCAGAGCGAGGACGCGACCTTCAACATCGGGCCCTATCTCTTCAAGCCGAGCCAGAAACTCCTGACCGACGAAGCCGGCAAGAAGATCCGGCTGACGGAAAAGGAAGCGGCGATCATCCGCTTCCTCTATCGGGCGGAACAGAAGGTCGTCACCCGCGATGTGCTGCTGGAAGAGGTCTGGGGCTACAACTCCGGCGTCACCACCCATACGCTGGAGACCCACGTCTATCGCCTGCGCCAGAAAATCGAGCGCGATCCTTCCAATGCGGAAATTCTCGTAACCGAAAACGGCGGTTACAAGATCGTACCGTAG
- a CDS encoding DUF1223 domain-containing protein yields the protein MKTIWTALAAILLSGGLANAESAPKGVVELFTSQGCSSCPPADAALGKLIQQGDVVGLSYHVDYWNSLGWPDTMSAPAFTARQYGYAKMLGRSGVYTPQAILNGRDHIIGSDVPGINAKLAEQKADGKGMTVPVRAVMNGDELDIEIGAGSGKADVVVVYFNDRNTVEIKAGENSGQSITYWHSVTDVQTVGMWNGSDLKISLPKSVFKNVKGNGCAVLLQKYADDGTPRAILGATTVMAKN from the coding sequence ATGAAGACGATTTGGACTGCACTGGCGGCGATTCTGCTGTCGGGCGGATTGGCAAATGCCGAGAGCGCACCAAAGGGTGTGGTGGAGCTGTTTACCTCTCAGGGGTGCTCTTCCTGTCCGCCTGCCGATGCGGCGCTCGGCAAGCTGATCCAGCAGGGCGACGTGGTCGGGCTCTCCTATCACGTCGACTACTGGAACTCGCTCGGCTGGCCCGACACGATGAGCGCTCCCGCCTTCACGGCACGCCAATACGGCTACGCCAAGATGCTCGGTCGCAGCGGCGTCTACACGCCGCAGGCGATCCTCAACGGCCGCGACCACATCATCGGCTCGGACGTACCGGGCATAAACGCCAAGCTGGCGGAGCAGAAGGCCGATGGCAAAGGCATGACCGTTCCGGTTCGCGCTGTCATGAACGGGGATGAGCTCGACATCGAGATCGGAGCCGGCTCCGGCAAGGCCGATGTCGTCGTCGTCTATTTCAACGACAGGAACACCGTCGAGATCAAGGCCGGCGAAAACAGCGGCCAGTCGATCACCTACTGGCACAGCGTCACCGACGTGCAGACGGTCGGCATGTGGAATGGCAGCGACCTGAAGATCAGCCTGCCGAAAAGCGTGTTCAAGAACGTCAAGGGCAATGGCTGCGCTGTGCTGCTGCAGAAATATGCCGACGACGGCACGCCACGCGCCATTCTCGGCGCGACCACCGTGATGGCGAAAAACTGA
- a CDS encoding GGDEF domain-containing protein, producing MSLTLKIFATCFVCIHLPLIATIAYLSFDDEPRAKGILVLLTGATLLGTVCCLVILNLYLRPLRAMASALSAHQAGGPGWKGMHGGRRDEIGILSDAITSMTLEIGSTVRKLSQQALSDDLTGLGNRRWLTERLQEEIAKAARSGKPLSVVLLDLDNFKTINDRHGHDAGDGALTATGEVLKGSLRSFDIAARFGGEEFCLVLPETSLEEGWRIAERVRKALEDVRMEPLPRGGITASFGVCETSGEEQIHDIFKRADEALYAAKAAGRNRTIRARMPGSLPEEHCETNVED from the coding sequence ATGTCACTGACACTGAAGATATTCGCCACCTGTTTCGTCTGCATTCATCTGCCCCTGATTGCCACCATCGCCTATCTGTCGTTCGACGACGAACCCAGGGCAAAAGGCATCCTCGTATTGCTGACCGGGGCGACACTGCTCGGTACGGTCTGCTGCCTCGTCATCCTCAACCTCTATCTTCGCCCCTTGCGCGCCATGGCATCGGCGCTCAGCGCCCACCAGGCCGGCGGTCCCGGATGGAAAGGCATGCACGGCGGCAGGCGGGACGAAATCGGCATTCTGTCCGACGCGATCACATCCATGACCCTCGAAATCGGGTCGACGGTCAGGAAATTGAGCCAGCAGGCGCTCTCCGACGACCTCACCGGCCTCGGCAACCGCCGCTGGCTGACGGAAAGATTGCAGGAGGAGATCGCCAAGGCCGCAAGAAGCGGCAAGCCCTTGTCGGTCGTTCTGCTCGACCTCGACAATTTCAAGACGATCAACGATCGCCACGGTCATGATGCCGGCGACGGCGCGCTGACCGCCACAGGAGAGGTACTCAAAGGCAGCCTGCGCAGCTTCGACATCGCCGCCCGCTTTGGCGGCGAGGAATTCTGCCTGGTCCTGCCGGAGACATCGCTGGAAGAGGGCTGGCGAATTGCCGAGCGGGTGAGGAAGGCGCTCGAAGACGTGCGGATGGAGCCCTTGCCGCGCGGCGGCATCACGGCAAGTTTCGGAGTGTGCGAGACGTCAGGCGAGGAACAGATACACGACATCTTCAAGCGCGCCGACGAGGCGCTCTATGCCGCCAAGGCGGCCGGGCGAAACCGGACAATCCGGGCGCGCATGCCGGGAAGCCTGCCGGAAGAGCACTGCGAAACCAATGTCGAAGACTGA
- a CDS encoding L,D-transpeptidase produces MNKRVNTAGGMIKPRQNSVITVRRSPLDARRGLLRLEHLTVPTALGRSGIGSGKREGDGKTPRSAMRLLYGFYRVDRIARPATRLPMLALKPGMLWCDAPNHPAYNSMVTGPLSASHETLMRDDHLYDVCLVMDWNIQCRKRGGGSAIFLHLARPGYSPTEGCVAVSLPDMRRLLSIARYGTVVKVL; encoded by the coding sequence GTGAACAAACGGGTCAATACAGCCGGCGGAATGATAAAGCCAAGACAAAACAGCGTGATCACCGTCCGTCGCAGTCCGCTCGATGCGCGCCGCGGTCTCCTTAGACTGGAGCATTTGACTGTCCCAACGGCCCTTGGACGATCCGGGATCGGCAGCGGCAAGCGCGAGGGCGATGGCAAGACGCCTCGGTCGGCGATGCGGCTTCTCTACGGCTTTTATCGCGTCGACCGTATCGCGCGGCCTGCAACCCGACTGCCGATGCTGGCGCTGAAGCCGGGCATGCTATGGTGCGACGCGCCGAACCATCCGGCTTATAACAGCATGGTGACTGGCCCGCTTTCGGCAAGCCACGAGACGCTGATGCGCGACGATCATCTATACGATGTCTGCCTCGTCATGGACTGGAACATCCAGTGCCGCAAGCGCGGCGGCGGCTCGGCGATCTTCCTACATCTCGCGCGCCCCGGATACAGCCCGACGGAAGGCTGCGTCGCCGTCAGCCTTCCGGACATGCGCCGACTGTTGTCCATTGCCCGCTATGGAACTGTCGTGAAGGTGTTATGA
- a CDS encoding cyclic nucleotide-binding domain-containing protein, which translates to MALNTDINILSKVPLFKGLNGDQLRLIAFGAEHLQLSAGGVLFRQNEPADCAYVIVHGSLQMIAVDRAGNQEEQAVALPGSLISELALISAVSRKLTAVAREDCELLKISRALFYRLVEEYPDIGAIVEQRLRENFSALIGRIASMRHRFQ; encoded by the coding sequence ATGGCGCTCAACACCGATATCAACATTCTGTCGAAAGTGCCGCTGTTCAAGGGCCTGAACGGCGACCAGCTGCGGCTGATCGCGTTCGGCGCCGAACACCTGCAGTTAAGCGCCGGCGGCGTTCTTTTCCGACAGAATGAACCGGCCGACTGCGCCTATGTGATCGTCCACGGCAGCCTGCAGATGATTGCGGTCGACCGCGCCGGAAATCAGGAAGAACAGGCCGTCGCGCTGCCGGGATCGCTGATTTCGGAACTGGCGCTGATATCAGCGGTCAGCCGTAAGCTGACCGCCGTGGCGCGGGAGGACTGCGAGCTCCTGAAGATATCCCGCGCCCTCTTCTATCGGCTGGTCGAGGAATATCCGGATATCGGCGCCATCGTCGAGCAGCGCCTCCGGGAAAACTTCAGCGCCCTGATCGGCCGCATCGCCTCGATGCGGCATCGCTTCCAGTAA
- a CDS encoding aldo/keto reductase: MSSQPTIALNDGNSIPQVGLGVWQTPDETAAPAVRAAIEAGYRHVDTAAVYENERGVGEGLKTSGIARSEIFLTTKLWNDRQGYDSTMKAFDESLQRLGTDYVDLYLIHWPSPHRGLFGDTWKAFVKLKEEGRVRSIGVSNFGAEHLKQIISETGVTPVLNQVELHPDFQQRALRNVHSALGIATESWSPLGQGKLLSHDTIAGIAEKHGRTAAQIIIRWHIENGLVVIPKSVNPDRIAENFKVFDFSLDADDMATLDGLDSASARIGPDPVTATF, from the coding sequence ATGAGCAGTCAACCAACAATCGCGCTCAATGACGGCAATTCCATTCCGCAGGTGGGCCTCGGCGTCTGGCAGACGCCGGACGAGACGGCAGCACCTGCCGTGCGTGCGGCAATCGAAGCGGGTTATCGCCATGTCGATACGGCGGCGGTCTATGAAAACGAGCGCGGCGTGGGTGAAGGTCTCAAGACATCCGGCATCGCACGGTCGGAAATCTTCCTGACGACCAAGCTCTGGAATGATCGTCAGGGCTATGATTCGACGATGAAGGCCTTCGATGAAAGCCTGCAGCGGCTCGGGACCGACTATGTCGACCTCTATCTCATTCATTGGCCGTCGCCGCATCGCGGTCTCTTCGGCGACACATGGAAGGCTTTCGTCAAGCTCAAGGAAGAAGGTCGTGTCCGTTCGATCGGCGTGTCGAATTTCGGGGCCGAGCATCTGAAGCAGATCATTTCGGAAACCGGTGTCACGCCGGTGCTCAATCAGGTCGAACTGCATCCGGATTTCCAGCAGCGCGCCCTTCGCAACGTGCATTCCGCGCTCGGCATCGCCACCGAATCCTGGAGCCCGCTGGGGCAGGGCAAGCTCTTGTCGCATGACACGATTGCCGGCATCGCCGAGAAGCATGGCCGCACAGCGGCGCAGATCATCATCCGCTGGCATATCGAGAACGGCCTGGTGGTCATTCCGAAGTCGGTCAATCCGGACAGAATCGCCGAGAATTTCAAGGTATTCGATTTCTCGCTGGATGCCGACGACATGGCGACGCTGGACGGTCTCGATTCGGCGTCCGCCCGCATCGGACCGGACCCGGTAACCGCCACGTTCTGA
- a CDS encoding DUF2794 domain-containing protein, translated as MTDSTEGPYRSQTMSGDASIVVDLQEYRKAKDPLPVTFHRRELDLILRIYGRMVGEGEWRDYAIDHLKDRAVFSIFKRSGELPLYRVEKNPKLAAKQGAYSVINTDGRILKRGHELQQVLKVFDKVLKLVDK; from the coding sequence ATGACTGATTCGACAGAAGGGCCTTACCGCTCACAGACCATGTCGGGCGATGCGTCGATCGTTGTCGATCTCCAGGAGTACCGCAAGGCCAAGGACCCGCTCCCTGTTACCTTCCACCGCCGCGAACTCGATCTGATCCTCCGGATCTACGGCCGCATGGTCGGTGAAGGCGAGTGGCGCGATTACGCAATCGATCACCTGAAGGACCGCGCCGTCTTTTCGATCTTCAAGCGGTCCGGCGAACTGCCGCTCTACCGCGTCGAGAAGAACCCGAAGCTTGCAGCCAAGCAGGGCGCGTATTCGGTGATCAACACCGATGGCCGCATCCTCAAACGCGGCCATGAATTGCAGCAGGTTCTGAAAGTCTTCGACAAGGTCCTGAAGCTCGTCGACAAGTAG
- a CDS encoding cupin domain-containing protein — translation MLDSAALHAARRSSTFGESPKPRDKGRAAMPVIRLADAIVERSDPARPDPELGTYWAALFSDTGGLTQFGAFLEVLAPGSKSSHQHWHECEDEFVYMLDGEVTLVEGDGEVAMRPGDAATFKAGVALGHRLENRSAAEARYLVVGTRSPDDVVHYSTKDLLLTKTAGKKVLTDRAGNPVKR, via the coding sequence ATGCTGGATTCCGCTGCCTTGCACGCGGCGCGTCGATCGTCCACCTTCGGCGAAAGTCCGAAACCCCGTGATAAAGGCCGAGCCGCCATGCCCGTCATCCGTCTTGCCGATGCCATTGTTGAACGCTCCGATCCCGCCAGACCCGATCCGGAGCTCGGGACCTATTGGGCGGCGCTCTTCAGCGACACCGGTGGTCTCACGCAGTTCGGGGCGTTTCTGGAAGTGCTGGCGCCCGGTTCCAAGTCGTCGCACCAGCACTGGCACGAATGCGAGGACGAGTTCGTTTACATGCTGGACGGTGAAGTCACTCTGGTCGAGGGTGATGGCGAGGTGGCGATGCGGCCCGGCGATGCCGCGACCTTCAAGGCCGGCGTGGCGCTGGGCCACCGGCTGGAAAACCGTTCGGCCGCCGAAGCGCGGTATCTGGTGGTCGGCACCCGCTCGCCGGACGACGTGGTGCATTATTCAACCAAGGACCTGCTGCTGACAAAAACCGCCGGCAAAAAGGTCCTGACCGACCGCGCCGGAAATCCGGTGAAGCGATAG
- a CDS encoding SixA phosphatase family protein, giving the protein MPRLMLLRHAKSAWPEGIDDHERPLAPRGQKAAPAMGAYMAREALMPDRVIVSTAVRTRQTWSLLQPHIAGEPDAGYARDLYEAPAERVANVIRSQTPRCACLLVIGHNPGLQDLALALLGDGEATEDLTRKFPTAGLAVIDFVDSDWLNLAAGTGRLERFVTPRGLP; this is encoded by the coding sequence ATGCCACGACTGATGCTGTTGCGCCACGCCAAATCCGCATGGCCCGAAGGGATCGACGACCACGAGCGACCGCTCGCACCGCGCGGTCAAAAGGCCGCGCCGGCAATGGGCGCATATATGGCCCGGGAAGCCCTGATGCCGGATCGGGTGATCGTCTCGACGGCCGTGCGCACTCGTCAGACGTGGTCGCTGCTTCAGCCGCATATCGCAGGAGAGCCTGACGCCGGATATGCACGCGATCTCTACGAAGCCCCGGCAGAGCGCGTCGCCAATGTCATCCGAAGCCAGACACCGCGCTGCGCGTGCCTGCTGGTGATCGGGCACAATCCGGGACTTCAGGATCTCGCGCTGGCGCTGCTTGGTGATGGCGAGGCGACGGAAGATCTCACCCGGAAATTCCCGACCGCGGGCCTGGCCGTCATCGATTTCGTCGATTCGGACTGGCTGAACCTGGCGGCTGGTACGGGCCGGCTGGAACGCTTTGTCACGCCCCGCGGCCTGCCCTAG
- the xth gene encoding exodeoxyribonuclease III, protein MTLSITTWNINSVRLRMPIVEQFLNAYQPDIICLQETKCSNDQFPSKPLKALGYQHLAIHGQKGYHGVAIASRIPITEIVSRDYCQVGDARHVSVIFEKAGRKIRLHNFYVPAGGDEPDRSINPKFGHKLDFVEEMKLLHAEADEGVSSILVGDLNIAPFEEDVWSHKQLLKIVSHTPVETEGLLEVMRKGAWVDLMRQHVPMTEKLYTWWSYRAKDWEAANRGRRLDHIWSSADLAPALARVDVLKEARGWDRPSDHVPVTAHFDM, encoded by the coding sequence ATGACACTTTCGATCACCACCTGGAACATCAATTCCGTACGGCTGCGCATGCCGATCGTCGAGCAGTTCCTCAATGCCTATCAGCCGGATATCATCTGCCTGCAGGAGACGAAGTGCTCCAATGACCAGTTTCCGTCCAAGCCGCTGAAGGCACTCGGCTATCAGCATCTCGCGATCCACGGCCAGAAGGGCTATCACGGCGTGGCGATCGCCTCCCGCATACCGATCACCGAAATCGTCAGCCGCGATTACTGCCAGGTCGGCGATGCGCGGCACGTGTCCGTCATTTTCGAGAAGGCGGGCCGCAAGATCCGCCTGCACAATTTTTATGTGCCGGCCGGCGGCGACGAGCCGGACCGGTCGATCAATCCGAAGTTTGGTCACAAGCTCGATTTCGTCGAGGAGATGAAGCTGCTGCACGCGGAGGCGGATGAAGGCGTCTCGTCCATTCTCGTCGGCGATCTCAACATTGCGCCGTTTGAGGAAGACGTCTGGTCGCACAAGCAGCTTCTGAAGATCGTCAGCCACACGCCGGTCGAGACCGAAGGCCTTCTGGAAGTCATGCGGAAGGGCGCCTGGGTCGACCTGATGCGCCAGCACGTGCCGATGACGGAGAAGCTCTACACCTGGTGGAGCTACCGGGCCAAGGACTGGGAGGCGGCCAATCGCGGCCGGCGGCTCGATCACATCTGGTCATCGGCGGATCTGGCGCCGGCACTGGCGCGGGTCGATGTGTTGAAGGAAGCGCGGGGCTGGGACCGGCCGTCCGACCACGTGCCGGTTACGGCGCACTTCGATATGTGA